ATGCGGAGAAATTGGATGCTGGCAAGGCGGGTGGCCGGCTGACGACTTGTGCGCAAGCCAAGGGTGCCATCAAGTATTATGAGCGCACCAAGGGGAGCGAGGAGTGACTCCTAGTATAATGAGCTTCTTGGAATGTAAATAAAAGCAAGTTTATTGTGGTTGGAGATGCCATgaatacacacacacacacacacacacacacacacacatatatatatatatatatgcagTTCTCTACGGGTTCGTCACATCAAGcttgccctttttttcttctttttcttcttttttggcaAACATGACCTTTTATCATGATTCAATTCCTACTCTCCTACTCTGTCAATCTAGAGAcagctcctgctcctgcatCCACACCAAAAGCATTGCCTCATCTCTCCAACACAATTAAACGCCATCAGGTCTCCATAgaaatcttttttttcttccaccTGCTCGTCAGCCCGCAACCCGTCCGTCGCCTTATACACTCTACTCGTCGTCAGCAAGCTCCTCAACCTTGGGAGCTTCGTAGTGCCGTTGCTGgacattgccaacattgatCTGGGTATCAGTGCCTGTAGTTGTCGCAGTGGTTGGTGCTATCTGACCAGTCGAAGCGGCAAAGGCATTGTTAGGGACTTTGCCCGAAGCGCGGGCTGCGGATttagccttcttcttcttcttcttgtcggcGGCAGACTGGGCAATCTGTTagcatgtctggtgttgcgTCATTTGTCAAGGAGCACGGCCGACTTACCTCATGCCAGGCCCAAACAGGTCGGAAACTGTCCATAAATGACACATCTTCCCAAAGGTTGGGATACAGCCAGAGACCGGGAGGCACAGCAAAGTATGTAACGCAGAAGAGGATGACACGGAAGATAGCCATGAGGAAAAACAGACCCAGGAGACCAAGAAGACCCCAACTAAGGTAGTAGACACCTTGTCGCAGCTTCAGTGGCCACAAGGGATAGAGAACTATGATGAAGATCAGGACCAGTGCCAAAGCGGCATACAGCTGGCGCTTCACCTGGCTGCCTTCCCATAGCCACACGTAGTACATGTCGTCACCAGCATCCTGCTGTTGCTCAATGCGAACGTTCCATTGGCCTTTTGTTCGCTTGGGTTTCTTGCCATTGGGTCCTTCTTCGGGTTCGATCTTGCTGACTCTCAGAGCAAGCATGCTTAATGGAAGGAGTTTGAAGGCATTCTCGAGCGATGCCCGGTCCGTGATTTCGGGTAGGAGGGGGTTCTTCTTTCGTGCTTTTTCGTACGCTGGCGTTTGTAGGGCTCGCAGTGCTCGCTTGACTGCGGAAATCAAGGTTAGCTCGACATGTTTTTTGCAGCTCAACGGCCGACATACCTCTGAACATATCCTTTCGCTCTCCGTTCAGAATACTCGTACGAGGTTTAAGGTCCTGGCCTTTCAAGAACTTGGCTAGTGCTAGAGCCTTGGGGTTTGGAGGACCAGGAACAATTGGCTGAGGCTGTCCTTGCTGGTGATTGTGATGGTGGTGTCCGTCGCCGTGATCATGGTTGCAGTGTTCTCCATGAACGTGTTCGCCTGCCTcaggttgctgctgctgctgcatcatgCGCATTCGTTGCTGCTCCATCGCCTGTTTCTTGATGTGCTCAATGAATTCGGGAACAGTCATCCCGGCCTTTTCAGCATCCTCAGCAACCCGTCGCTGAATCTCGGCAATCTGCTCAGGCGTGGGACGCTGGCCAGGCATTGGCATGGGAATGCCGCCTTGAGGAGGACcgttgggcggcggcggtgctgaCATTGTGAATTAGGGCCTGAGCCGCGATTATGTACAACAAAGCGAATGTATCGGTCTtgtaataaataagtaaatgGGAGCGGCAGGTTCAACGCCGTTCGGAAAAAGTGGTGGAATCAGACGGGAAGGTACTAAGAACAAGGTGAGATGTGGCCCTCTGGCATCATTATTTTACCATGCTCACTGACAACAAGGTGTTCACTTCCCAAAGCCGGCCCATGGGCGCCTTGGGCTCGTGGGCCGGATCGTCTATTCCCCGTGGTCCGGCAGACGGACTAGCAACTGACAGTGCGCCGTCACAGTGCATTTTGTCAACTTGcacctccagatgtcaatgCGAAACCAGGCAATCGCAAGTGTCCAATCACTGGCAATCAGCCTCCAAACAACAAGCCGTGAGCTGCTCTGAACTGCTTTGTCGTGGCCTCGCAATTAATCGCATTCCACCCAGCGCATAATGGGCGATCGGTTAACACAGCTGCAAGACGCAGTTGACCAGGTATTGCAACCGCCACCGCTGCGTCACCCTGTGGACGTGAACCAACTAACCCTCTGGCACAGCTCGCGCAGCAGTTCGTCGCATGTTTGCATTTCGTCCAGAGACGGCACGATCTCGAGACGCTTGGTCCAAACGACAAAGTTAGAGACATAAAACAGGAACCTCATCAGAGAGAAGGTGAGGACATGAAGCACAGCCAGCGCCCAATTGTTGTACGTGGCACTGACGATCTGCGGAGTCGACCCATTGCCTGCGGATGAATTCGCTGCCGGGCTTAAAGAGCTATCGCGTGACCTGATAATCAAAGAACAGCAAATCGAGGTGTTAATATCGAACCTCCCCGGGCTAGACAACAGCGAACGAGACCAAGAACGAAATATCAAGGACCTCGAGGAGGACCTGAAGGCGGCAGAAGCGCAACGGCAAGATGCTCTGAAGGAGAGAGATCATATCCTGGCCGAGTTAGACTCTGTTATCCGCAGCGTCCGGCGGCCATGAAGTAATTCCTCGAACGTGTAGGGCCTTGGTGATATTCATTGCATAGCGTGGCGTTGGGGACGATTTTCAACCCATGAGCTCACAGTCGTGGGGTCATGCCTGGAGATGTTTATGAATGATGAATTATTTTGTTATATGGCATCTATTGTTACGTCCACATCTACGTGAAATATAGACCTTGGCAAGAAAGGTCCAAAGTTGAACAGGCCCTTGCCTCGACGCTTTATTCCGctggctctctctctctctctctatcCCGGTGGAGAAAAATCACACTCTGCGCTCAAACCGGTTTAAAGAACTGCGGGTAAACGGCTCGCAGTTCACTTAGGTGGCGAATCTGGTACTGCGAAGCTGTCTTTTCAGGTACCGGTAGACCTTCTTCGACCAAATGCGCTGCAGTCCAGCCGAAATCTCTGGCTTTGGTGCAGTTTAAATACGAATCATCTGCCGGTTATTAGTAAGGGACCTGTCTGCCGATATGGCCTCCAGATATGAAAGGCGGCGTCCACATACCAACAAAGTAGCAGTCTTTGACGTCGCTGACACCAGCTTCTCGCATGCCCTTTTTGTACATGTCAGGGTGCGGCTTGCAGATCAAGGGCATTTGTGAGTAGTCACAGTAGGTGAGACCATCAAAGAGATCCTCAATGCCAAGGAGGCGGACAACCCTCTTGGCATGGGTGACGTAGGCATTGGTAAAGAGCCAAATCTTGACCTTGGATTTGTCAATACCCTCCAACAGTTTCCGCAGCTCCGGGTCAGGTTTGATAATGTCTTGTAGTGGTAAggcgtcgtcgacctcgGCATTATATTCCAAAGGGTTGATCCGGTGGTGGCGGACAAGGCCTTCAATGGCCAGCCCATAACTAGTGTAGTACTCCTTGTGAAGCCTGACAGCTTCCTCCCAGGGAAGGTCAAGGTGTTTAGCAAAGTACTTGTCAATCAGTTCTGCCATCAGGTCCTGGACTTTGGTGCCTTTGGGAAAAGTTAGCACATGCGCTGACTCATCGACTATCATGGTCAAAGGCTCACTTCGTGAGTAGAGACAATTGTCAATATCACTTTCAAAGTAAAGATGCCATTAGTCCCCGTGATTTCAGTGAGTAATTTCCGTATAATTGCACGTTGCACATACAAGAAAAGCACCGGTTTGCCGGGCCCTGTTCCGTTAACGACAGTCATGGTCTGAATAGGATGTGAGGCAGCAGAAAGCGGCGGACGCTGCTGGCAGCTTTTGGGGAGTCGAAACTGATGATTGGGTCGAAGGCGCGGAGAGTAGACAAAACGGCCCAAAAGACGAGAACCCGTACGCCTCATatgttgttgaagaagagagTATTAGGCCTCGTTTTCGGAGTTGCATGGCGAATGGAGTTTCTGCACGTGTGTTGGTTGACTCGGGGTGGACTTGGACCTGCGCCGCGCAGATCAGCGAGTACGGACGGAGGTTAGTAGGGTCAAGGTCCATGTCCCGATGTCCTCTGATAGGATGACCACCTGGGCAAAGAAGTCCAGTCCATCCTGGACTGCGCAACGCACTTGATGCGGCGCAGGATTTTAGCCAATAGACTACGTGGGTATACAGGAGCTACATATTTAAACCAAAGTTATGTGCCATGTATTATTTTGGCATTGAGACCTTGCCGAAGTTGATTTTCTTGTCAGTGACAGCAGAGTACCACGGTGTACGGAATACGGAGTCTACATGAAGTGGCCAGCCCGATGCTAACCAGCTTGTAATAGCCCCACATGCACTATTACACTACAGTGCAGCTGAAGATCAATTTGATATTGAATTTGTTACCGAGTACTGACAAGCGCTTTGCGGGCTTAAATGCACATCAGATACTGTGACTGGTAGGTTGAAGTACTTAAAGATAGAGTCTGATGCAACGCCCCGTATACACATAGATGGAGCTTCCaagctacggagtacctactaggtacctgggtaaTAGTCTCTACCTTTTCACCTCTGCCACTCTCGTCGTCAGTCTTGAACCATCGTTGCCTCGGACCTCATTTGTTCTGTCGCCATTAGCACTGgatattacggagtacgcctTTCCgaagagacaaaaaaaagagcaatAGCTTTCAAATGTGAGGACCCTCAATAAGGATGTATTGTTCCGATCTGAGCCCTAACTCTAAAGATGACAACAGATCTTGGAGGTACTAGTACAAAGTTACTCCGTAAGTACACCATTTGCCCTTTGAACGAACCAGCTGACCCAAACAGGCTGAACCTTCTTTGGCCTCCCTCCGGCTACTACCAGCTCTTTGCCGCCTCCTTGTCCCACATGCAAATGGACCCGCATGAAACACTTTAGTGTCTGGAATAGCAGCACCTGACTGGCCTGGAGGGCCCCCTTGCCTCAAGTTACTCAAAGGGCACCGTCGCAAGAATTTTGCCGGAGCGACACGTGCTCACCGCCCAATTCTTTGGGGTTGTATTCCGTACTTACCCAGCTTCGTCCGGACATCTGATGGTATGAGCATTCTTGATTTATTTCTTCTCCCAACTTGTTAATCGGCCATCTACTGCACCCTCGCGCCGCAAATCGCCAGAAAGTTGTTATTACGTCATGGCAAGCGAATGCCAAGCTCTGTTGAGATTGTCATAGGTGCTTGTACAGGCGCACTTCTGCATTCCTAGTACTCCAAGGAGTTAATCGAGAGACTCGTGGATTGCCTAGACGGAATCCCGAGTTTGACGCGGTGTGCTGCGCGCAATGGCCCAGGCAGAGTCGGTAGCCTACGCGCCCACAGGCGCTGGGCTTTCGTCGACAAATTTGTCTTCTGAAGAAATTTTTGAGATTCAGCAGTACAGGAGGATTGTACAACTTCGCGATGCTATTTTGTCTGGCAAACATCCCACGCTGAAGCCACCACCAGGGTCGAACACATCGCTAGAACCGTTGTCGCTTCGAAAAACCGCGCTGGAACCGAGATCGGAGGCAAAGCAGACTCGCGGtagcaatggcaatggcgatggcAATGGAGATATCTCCTCCGCTGCTTTTACCCAGCCTAATTCTGGCCCTCCCGAGCTGAACCCAATCTTCCTGGAAAAATCTGAGTCGCTCGTTAGAGCCGAGCTGCAGATCCAGCGGCAGCGCTTGGAACGCGCCATCAAGGAAGAAGTGGAACAGCGTCGGGCTGCAAAAAATGGCTCGGCAGAGCTCATACCTGACCTCGATTTATCTGATGTGCTCTCAAGAGCCCTTGTTTTGGCTCAGACTACATCTGTACCAATCACCCATGGTGAGAACTTGACCGCTAATGCCGAAGCCACCAGTGATTCTTTGGACGACAGCACTTTTTATTCGTCTCGTCATGACACTCCCGAGTCTCATCTAACCTCACGTATTCGTAATCAATCTGAAGGAATTCAAACTACTAACTCTCAAGAACTTGATGTTGGAGAAGCCCCTCAACAGGCCAAAAACTTGTCACCAAGGCCTCACGATGATAACGGGGGCACAACGACTGGAACCTGTCCACCGCAGCTGAACGAGATCAATCATCTTCCGGAGACGGCAAGCGCCTCCAGACCTCCTTTCGCGAGCGTTGTTCCCGGGCTAAACAATTACGTCCAGGGAGCCAGCCAAACCAGGAGCAATGTTGCGAGCCAATCTGGAGAGAAAGATCATTTGGACGTGGAGGCAGCTAAGGATCACGAGCCATCGAATGCCTCTCATCATGGTAACAATGAACATCTTGACAGCCGCCCACCGTCCCCTCTCGTTCGAAACCATACCTTGCAACCTGTTGCACCACAGCCCACTCACCCTTCCGCTCTTAGCGCGTTGGCGACTGCGTCGTCGACGGTACATGATACGCCCATAGTTGGTGGCCGAAGCGGTATGGGCACTCTCGCACAAGTTGCCGCACTCAGAACCGAATCGAACATCGTAATTAGTCCCGATAGCTCGTCGCAGGGcggaaagaaaaaagggaagaagaaaaagaaaaggaaggcAGACAGGCAAGCCCCAGAACCGGAGGCAGCTCCATACATCAAGCCTGAACCTAGATCGCCTTCACCGTTGACAGCCCCGTCTTATCTCCGCCCAACCAAGCGCCCTAGGCATGAGCAAGAGCCGCCTGTCAACGCCCAGCACGAACCGCGGTATGTTCAGGATGATGGAGTCCAGTACATAACAAGACAGTACAGAGAAGAGCCGATACCAGTAGGATATGCCAGACCGGCTGCTTACCATCAGCCGCAGCCTGGTGATGTACGGTATCATAGTGGGGAGTACTACGATGTGCGACAGGTCCGTGGTGAAGATTTAGGGCCTCGTCCAGCACAGGTTGAGCATTCAACAATGTCGTACCCGGCTCGAGCCACGCCCGTCTCAAGATCAATTTCGCGGGTAATGGTGACTGATCCCTATCCGGCCCCCTCACGCCAATACCGTGAATATCGTGACGGCCCTCGAATGACTGGTCACACAGAGGGCGACACATTCATCGCACCCTCGAGGTCAGCCCACACAAGGATATTGGTCGATGCCCATGGCCGTGAGTATATTGAGCCACTCCATCACTCACCATCCCGCATCTCTGCTACTTCCCCTTCCAGGCATGGTGAACATGAAGTGCTGTACGAACGCCTACCGCCGCCCCGTGCCGTGTCTCGCCATCCTGCTCCGGGGCCCtatgaagacgacggcgttgTTTACGCATCGTCCAACCAAACCTACGTCGTGCCTCGCCGTGTCGTAACACAGCCAGAGTATGTCAGCCATGATTACAGAGACGTATGGAAGAGGGAGACTTCGGCGAGAGGGCCACCACCTCATGGGGGATTTGTCCAAGTATTAGCTCCGTCAGAGAGAAGATACATTGAAGAAACCTATGGAGGTGGTCAGTCCAGTATGCGTCCAGTGGAAACCGTTCGATATCAGCTGCCTGCGGAGTATGGGCGTGTTCCTAGTGTCCGACCAGAGGCGCAGGGAACAACAGATTTCAGAGCCAGTGCCCATCCAGATGGTCACCATGAAGTGCTCCAACCCTATATGAGAGAGTATCGTCCTGGTCAAATCCAAGAGCCCATCGTGCAGCGAGGATTTAGCGCTCGACCAGGGGATCGTCCTTTAAACGGGCAGACCCGGGCCGGGGAAGAGATTGCATTTATTGAGCGGCCTCGTGGAGCCACTCAGGAGATAGTATATGCGGATGATATGAGGCGAGAAGTGTATAGATGATCGTAAAGGAGTCTAATGTCGACGATCTTGGGGCCAGTGATCCCGAAGAGGTCCGGGTGTTAGACTGATTTGGCTGAACCTGTTGTCGGATAGATACCCTCAATGAAATATATGTACGGTTACGCAGTCACCTTTTGAAGCAGGCATCATGAAGCATCATGAAGGAAAGTCAAGGACTTGTAATCCGTGTTGTCCAACGGGCACGTGTTCCCCTTGCAACGCCTTGATGTATAAGTGAACATTATCTTCAAATTTCAGAGTGTCGAGTTGCCGCGTTGCTTGTTATTGCTATTGGGTTTGGTTGCTTCCAATTTCTCTCATGCACAACGTGGGCACAAAACGTTGGGCAGTTGTATATTGCTCAAAACGTTGTAATCAAGTACTTCTTGCACTTCGCATACCCAAACTATTTTGTTCGACCCGGTAGCCCGCCGCTTGAGTCAATCTTGCATATTTGCAGCCTGCGCCTGTACGGAACACTTGGGAACCCCCGAAAGATGAAATCCTCAAAGATCTGCTGTTAGAATGCAATCATAGACCGGCTGGCTGGTCAACCTCGTGCGTACACGATGAGAAAACCATTCTCAATGATAAAGACGTTATCGGGAGATTCTAGCACTGCAATGCGCCTTTTCAGGCTTGGCAAGAAGGCAACATCTTGGGCCATGGAAATTTAACGTGCCCATCTCCTGCTACGGAGGATAAATGAATAGACTCATTGATGTCATTTCCCCCATCTTCCTCCACTACATTTATTCCTCTTTGATTACGTGTCCCTGAactgtctggtggcatcTAAGCAATACATGGCTCATTAACTATCTGCCGAAGTACTGCGGCATTTCGTGCCCAGAAGCCCAGGCAAGTACGGCAAGAGCGCTAAGCTGGACACATCTCCAAGGTTGAGTCAGAGTATCCAAGCTTTGTACCAGAACGGCAGGCGCATTCGACTTGTCGCTACGGCATATCAATCTGTACATACAATATTGAAGTTGCTCTGACAcaatactactccgtaagtcATTCCCAGTTCGGACGAATCGAAACAGAGATAGACCCCTTGTCGCAGCGGACGGCCCGTCTAGCTTTGAGACACTCCATTCTATAAATGACGGAGAAAACTGCAACACTCCCCAGCACTCGAGTGAGGAAGACAATCACT
The DNA window shown above is from Metarhizium brunneum chromosome 1, complete sequence and carries:
- the SEC62 gene encoding Translocation protein SEC62; its protein translation is MSAPPPPNGPPQGGIPMPMPGQRPTPEQIAEIQRRVAEDAEKAGMTVPEFIEHIKKQAMEQQRMRMMQQQQQPEAGEHVHGEHCNHDHGDGHHHHNHQQGQPQPIVPGPPNPKALALAKFLKGQDLKPRTSILNGERKDMFRVKRALRALQTPAYEKARKKNPLLPEITDRASLENAFKLLPLSMLALRVSKIEPEEGPNGKKPKRTKGQWNVRIEQQQDAGDDMYYVWLWEGSQVKRQLYAALALVLIFIIVLYPLWPLKLRQGVYYLSWGLLGLLGLFFLMAIFRVILFCVTYFAVPPGLWLYPNLWEDVSFMDSFRPVWAWHESAADKKKKKKAKSAARASGKVPNNAFAASTGQIAPTTATTTGTDTQINVGNVQQRHYEAPKVEELADDE
- the srb-7 gene encoding Mediator of RNA polymerase II transcription subunit 21 — translated: MGDRLTQLQDAVDQLAQQFVACLHFVQRRHDLETLGPNDKVRDIKQEPHQREVDPLPADEFAAGLKELSRDLIIKEQQIEVLISNLPGLDNSERDQERNIKDLEEDLKAAEAQRQDALKERDHILAELDSVIRSVRRP